Proteins encoded in a region of the Acomys russatus chromosome 14, mAcoRus1.1, whole genome shotgun sequence genome:
- the Mtnr1b gene encoding LOW QUALITY PROTEIN: melatonin receptor type 1B (The sequence of the model RefSeq protein was modified relative to this genomic sequence to represent the inferred CDS: inserted 3 bases in 2 codons; deleted 1 base in 1 codon), whose translation MPENSSIAKGLAVLPSWFQATVARSFGTPKSTWAAPTLSTVVIVTTPVDMVGNLLVILSVLRNRKLWNTGDNLSVVTLALANLVVALYPYPLIPVAIVHDGWALGEAHCKASPFVMGLSIIGSVFNITAIAINRYWYTCHSASYHQVCSYWHAPLYTSLVWLLTLVALVTNFFVGSLEHGPRIYSYPFIQTVSTQYTAAVVAIYFLLPITVMSFSYLRICVLELQARRKAKAEIKLHLRPGDLRSFLTMFAVFVGFAICWASLNCIGLAVAIKPESVALQVPERLLIXYFLAYFNSCLNAVAYRLLNQNFGREYKKILSVLWNTGRCFPNAPKXCFAKELQGSTPPAARASTPIRGMLSSLHQHVDLAASL comes from the exons ATGCCTGAGAACAGCTCCATCGCCAAAGGGCTGGCAGTGCTCCCTAGTTGGTTCCAGGCCACAGTAGCGAGGTCCTTTGGGACTCCCAAGTCAACCTGGGCAGCTCCCACACTATCTACAGTAGTCATTGTCACCACACCTGTAGACATGGTAGGGAACCTCCTTGTCATCCTCTCTGTGCTTAGGAACCGCAAGCTGTGGAACACAGGTGA TAATTTGTCTGTGGTGACTCTGGCCTTAGCTAACCTGGTGGTAGCCTTGTACCCTTATCCACTGATCCCTGTGGCCATTGTCCATGATGGCTGGGCCCTTGGGGAGGCCCACTGCAAGGCCAGCCCCTTTGTGATGGGCCTGAGTATCATTGGCTCTGTCTTCAATATCACAGCCATCGCCATCAACCGCTACTGGTATACCTGTCACAGTGCAAGCTACCACCAGGTCTGCAGTTACTGGCATGCCCCCCTCTACACCAGCCTCGTCTGGCTCCTCACTCTGGTGGCCTTGGTGACCAATTTCTTTGTGGGGTCTCTAGAGCATGGCCCACGCATCTACTCCTACCCCTTCATCCAGACAGTCAGTACCCAgtacactgcagctgtggttgccATCTACTTCCTCCTTCCAATCACTGTGATGTCTTTCTCCTACCTGCGAATCTGCGTCCTGGAGCTCCAGGCCCGAAGGAAGGCCAAGGCTGAGATCAAACTGCATCTGAGGCCTGGTGACTTGCGCAGTTTCCTAACCATGTTCGCAGTGTTTGTGGGTTTTGCCATATGCTGGGCC TCCCTCAACTGCATCGGCCTTGCAGTGGCCATCAAGCCAGAGTCAGTGGCTCTCCAGGTCCCAGAACGGCTTCTCA ACTACTTCCTGGCTTACTTCAACAGCTGCCTTAATGCCGTTGCCTACAGGCTCCTGAACCAGAACTTCGGCAGGGAGTACAAGAAGATCCTCTCGGTCCTCTGGAACACTGGGCGTTGCTTCCCCAACGCCCCAAA CTGCTTTGCTAAGGAGCTGCAGGGCTCCACACCACCTGCTGCCAGGGCCTCCACGCCCATCAGGGGGATGCTCTCTAGCCTGCATCAGCATGTGGACCTAGCAGCAAGCCTGTAA